One Lucilia cuprina isolate Lc7/37 chromosome 4, ASM2204524v1, whole genome shotgun sequence DNA segment encodes these proteins:
- the LOC111687512 gene encoding ubiquitin-conjugating enzyme E2-17 kDa has translation MALKRINKELQDLGRDPPAQCSAGPVGDDLFHWQATIMGPPDSPYQGGVFFLTIHFPTDYPFKPPKVAFTTRIYHPNINSNGSICLDILRSQWSPALTISKVLLSICSLLCDPNPDDPLVPEIARIYKTDREKYNELAREWTRKYAM, from the exons atggCGTTAAAAAGAATTAATAAG gaattacAAGATTTGGGCAGAGATCCACCTGCACAATGTTCAGCTGGTCCAGTTGGCGATGatt taTTTCACTGGCAAGCAACAATAATGGGACCG CCTGACAGCCCGTACCAAGGTGGTGTATTCTTCTTAACAATTCACTTTCCAACAGATTATCCATTCAAACCACCTAAAGTGGCTTTTACAACGCGCATATACCATCCAAATATAAACAGCAATGGATCGATTTGTCTCGATATATTAAGATCTCAATGGTCGCCAGCACTTACTATATCAAAag ttttattaTCAATTTGCTCTCTACTCTGTGATCCAAATCCAGATGATCCACTTGTACCAGAGATTGCAAGAATATATAAAACTGATCGggaaaaatataatgaattgGCACGAGAATGGACTAGGAAGTATGCTATGTGA